Part of the Lolium rigidum isolate FL_2022 chromosome 6, APGP_CSIRO_Lrig_0.1, whole genome shotgun sequence genome, TACAGCGTTAGGCACAGAACCGATGGGGCTTCTCTAGGCAGAGCAGCGTCTCTCGGGTTCTTGGCATTATCAGATAGGACTCTGACCGCACATCTCGCAAGATCCTCCATTTTAGATGCGACGACATCCATCTTCTCCCTAGCAGCAATGGAAGATCTGATGTCAGGACATAGGAGATCAATCTTGAAATCACATCCTGTTCCTAACGTGCTGATCAGGGTATTTGACTATTTATTTCATGTTCTTGCCATGAATCAGTAGTGAGAAACATAGGAATGCGCAAATCTTACAGATCGGCTCTGGTGGCTTATGCATTATAGAACCATTCATGTCACCTGCATTTGAGATTACTAGCTATCTCTAGCAGGTTTCGTGAATAATTTGATATTCGGAGAGGGACAGACCCCTATGTGCAACAAACCTGCATTTGAGATTACTAGGCTAGCAAGTTTCATTCATTTCTAAcccgcaaatttttttttttgattcatTTCCGTCGAAGCTTCCTTTTGCTGTATGTCAACATGAATACAGACCTGCCAACACACTAATAACCTATCAAGGTCAGTGACCAATTTCATCTTGGATGAACCACATGTAGCTCTATTTTTAGGTTGCCTATTTTCAGTTCAAATTCTTCTTTAAAAAAGCTCCAAAACTCCCATTTCAGCTGCAACTTGATAGCCTATCTTCAGTATAGGGTAGTACGAAATGCAACTTCCTAAGGTATATTGAGCTTTGTTTTGCTgtatgtaaaaaataaaaaatcctcTGTTCCGCAATATAAGCTATTTTGGCTAGCTTTTTAGCTTGCCGAAACAGATTATATTGTGGAACAGAGGATACATAGCCGCTATCACATTATTAACCTATTTTGTTTAGTGATCAACTTCGCCTTGGACCAACCACACATACAGTTGTATTTATATCTTGACTATTTTCATTCCAAATTCCGCTTCGGAAAAGCTCTAAAACTCACTCACATTCAGCTACAAGTTGCTAGCCTACTATCTGCAGCACACACGGACTACAAGCCAGGGTAGCTCCAAAATCCAAATGCGACGACGCAGCAAGGAGACAAAACTTACTACAAGGTGGTAGCATGAAGAATCACCTGAACGCACGGTACGTCGAGCGGGGCAGGGCCGCCTCAAGCAACCGATCCATGTCGGCGGTCACCGGCCATGGCAAGTACAGTTCCTCCCCGACCACCCGATCCCTCCCCCGGAACAACCTGCCTATCTCCCGCTTCGGCACCTCGGGCGCCCCGAACACCGCCTCCGCAGCCTCCATGGCGGCGCGCACCTCGCCGACCCCGATCGCCCCGCCGACGCGGAACGcgccggcctcctcggccgcgGTGACCGCCGTCCGCGCGGCGGCCGGGTCGTCCGTCAGCAGGTCATGCGCGGGGATGTCCGGCGCCGGCGGAGGTGCCGGGAAGTCGAACCGCTTCTTCTTGACGGGCAGGGTGAGGGCGGGGACGCGCTGGGAGGCCTCGAGGAACTCGGCGAGGACGAGCTCGTCGGCGGCCGCGGAGCGCACGCCGCGGGCGGTCCGGatcggcgtgggcggcggcgcgcgggagcgGATGCGCGGGCGCCGTGGGGCCCTCGAGGTGGACGTCGCCGTCATGGTGGCGCCCGCCGGCCTGCCGGTGATCGGGTGGAAGGTAGCTTGGGTGGAAGCTTGATCGTCCAGGCTGGTGGAGGTTGCGTGGGTTTAAAGAGACGGTGGGGACGGGACGGCGTCGTGGCCTCGTGGGGCAACCGGTGCCGTCGGATGGTCCGATGCCGGCCGCGTTTTCGAATCGTGGAGGAAGAAGTGGTGGGAAGGTGGAGAGAGCCGGACACGAGCACCGACGACTTTTGAGAGAACGACGACCACAGCCATCGTAGGGGTGGAAACGGCATGGTGATCACCGGAGACAAAGCTTGTTCTGTTCAGAGACGAGACGGCATAAAGTTTTTGGTTCAGAAACAAGGCTGAAaattgaaacacgagtacaggaCGAAATGTTACATCGTAGGGGTGGGTAGAGTGCGGACGCCGCCTCCATCTGCTCGCTTCACCTCTGCTTTCATCAACATTCAGGATGAAGGTTTTGCGATCGCTtccacatttttttttttttgataaaggatgctttattacttttgggaagcaattacatccagcctctgcatagtcAAGTCTAGAATAAAAAGATGCCAAACTagaaactaggcgaaatacatatcggaacgatgaaacgTAAAACGCCTATGATgggggtggggcttcaatccgtagactatgctgccacccatgtagggaaaaagtatccctcgccttagcctccaatcgtgtacagacctccataaataggtctcggttctccatacgctgaagaggtaaccacgaacgaagAATCCccgtacatctgtagataacctgcaacaaagaggagttaatgtcattaaaaatcttgtcatttctactcagccaaagcgcccagataactgctagcgcccccatcctaagaagcaacttgaaccttgactctataccatgaagccaattaccaaagacattggccacactagtgggaggatacaaggtagacgctacttggatgacagaccaaatagatctcgcaaactggcactggaagaagaggtgtttaatagtttcatcatgatgacaaaaaacacatctagagcttccttgccaattccgcttaacaagattatctttggtactGCAGGAGATGAAGCATGAAGCATCCAGGCAATCCTTGTTCCAAGATTTTAACTGGCCGATGAACCCAACACAGATGACGAACAACACACAGATATTCAGAACTCTATGCACCTCTGTAAGATTACACACGACGGCAAATCAGCCACAGTCGCAACTCACAAACAGAAGCCATGTAGTCAAACATCAGTGCAATCTACTGCCGGGATGGCGCGGAGCGAGCCATTGGATGAAGGAGACTCCTCTGTTCAATTTCCTTCTCTGCTGCGTCCCCcgggaagactggaagtagactCGAGAGGTACATTGCAGACTGAAATCACAGAACTGCATGTCTGCATCTATGccagcattttgaaagttttcgcTGCTGCAGTCATATCTAACGATCTGCTGCTGAAATCAAATACACAGAGACATTGAAGCTAAGCTTGATTTACAAGAGAAACACAACAGCTACAACCTTTTACATGGCATACTAGTCAATTCCATTTTGTGTAATTCCCTGCTGTTGGTGCAGTAAAGAGAATATCATTGTTGGAAGAAAATGAGTGCTGCCAGAATGCAGGTGCCTAAATCTTGCTACACTTTCAGGATGAGCACCACCAGCAAATTGCACACACTTGAATTCAGTAAACGGCTAGAATCAGGCAAAGATTTCGCAAAGAAAGGTAACTGAAACAACTTGGAGCAAAAAGCCATATGAAACCAGATAAAAAGCAACAAGAGCAAGTGGTGCCTGCTAAGCAATAACATATATAGATAGCAGATAGACTTGTCTAGGTAGATCATACATAACATTTGGCCTGGCAACATAACAGGTTTTTCTACGTCATAGACGCAAAAGCAGATATAGCCTTGTGCTTAACCGATGCTCAAAACTAGGTAGATCAGACATAACATTTGGCCTGGCCACATAACAGGTTTTTCGATGCAATAGTAGAGAATTCATCAAGTACCCACTGGCTTCATGCTAAAGTTCTACGGTAAGAGCTAGACTGGTAAGAAGAAGCGGAGCATTCCAGGAAGCTAAATCAGGCGCCAGTGATGGGAGCTGGAGCACCGGTACCGAAGCTGCCACCCGCACCACCAGTACCGAAACCACCACCCGCACCACCAGTACCGAAGCCACCgcccgcaccaccaccaccgaaacCACCGCCAGCACCACCGGCACCGAAACCAACGCCAGCACCACCAgtacccccaccaccaccac contains:
- the LOC124662990 gene encoding LOW QUALITY PROTEIN: uncharacterized protein LOC124662990 (The sequence of the model RefSeq protein was modified relative to this genomic sequence to represent the inferred CDS: inserted 2 bases in 1 codon) encodes the protein MQFCDFSLQCYLQMYGDSSFVAGGRHHDGDVHLEGPTAPAHPLPRAAAHADPDRPRRALRGRRRARPRRVPRGLPARPRPHPARQEEAVRLPGEVRAAMEAAEAVFGAPEVPKREIGRLFRGRDRVVGEELYLPWPVTADMDRLLEAALPRSTYRAFREKMDVVASKMEDLARCAVRVLSDNAKNPRDAALPREAPSVLCLTLYNCNKLKTSWGEFGSTERPNSYALSAHLSGRDQEICLRNQGGSTFFNLPAGSVLVTVGKQIQEWSNGEFKSAIGEILFELTDEPNPFMXLELLYSPGDLHLGEVGRHASNIDRPKIVPLRDQILITLVLLILYYLFWR